One part of the Hyphomicrobiales bacterium genome encodes these proteins:
- a CDS encoding Hsp33 family molecular chaperone encodes MTPNPPSYGGTDPARLSGTPTVATSRAPASFHGGDDDHVMPFAVEDLDVRGRVIRLGGAIDDLLDRHDYPEPVARLLAEMVALTLLLGTSLKFDGRFIVQAQGNGPVSLLVVDFQTPDSVRAMARFDDARLDEAVAAGETDPAQLLGEGHLALTVDQGAHMNRYQGVVAMQGKSLEEMAQAYFLQSEQIPTLVRLAVAQSVDRGDGGRAKWRAGGFLAQYLPRDTSRIPVRDLHPGDDPNADGTGTGDVDQHDHWREAEALIGTIEDAELVDPQTGSDQLLFRLFHERGVRVFEALPVQERCTCTTERVHATVKTFGEDPDEGMIKNGAIEVTCDFCSKQYRFDPKTYESL; translated from the coding sequence ATGACACCGAACCCCCCTTCATACGGCGGGACCGATCCCGCCCGGCTTTCTGGAACACCGACGGTAGCGACTTCGCGCGCGCCGGCAAGCTTTCATGGCGGCGACGATGATCACGTCATGCCGTTTGCGGTAGAAGACTTGGACGTCCGCGGCCGTGTGATCCGCCTTGGCGGCGCCATCGACGATCTCTTGGATCGCCACGACTATCCAGAGCCCGTTGCCCGGCTCTTGGCGGAGATGGTCGCGCTGACTCTGTTGCTTGGCACCTCCTTGAAATTTGATGGCCGTTTTATCGTCCAGGCCCAGGGCAACGGCCCGGTCTCGCTTTTGGTGGTCGATTTTCAAACGCCGGACAGCGTGCGCGCCATGGCCCGGTTCGATGATGCACGCCTGGATGAAGCTGTCGCTGCTGGAGAAACCGATCCGGCGCAGCTTCTTGGTGAAGGCCATTTGGCGCTCACCGTCGATCAAGGCGCCCACATGAACCGCTATCAGGGCGTGGTGGCCATGCAGGGCAAAAGCCTTGAGGAAATGGCGCAGGCCTACTTCCTGCAATCGGAGCAGATCCCGACCCTGGTGCGGCTTGCCGTTGCCCAGAGCGTGGATCGCGGTGATGGCGGCAGGGCCAAATGGCGGGCCGGTGGTTTCCTCGCGCAATATCTGCCGCGCGACACCAGCCGTATTCCTGTGCGCGATCTGCATCCGGGCGATGATCCCAATGCGGACGGCACCGGCACGGGCGACGTCGATCAGCACGATCATTGGCGCGAGGCAGAAGCCCTGATTGGCACGATCGAAGACGCAGAGCTGGTTGATCCACAAACCGGATCCGATCAATTGCTCTTCCGGCTGTTCCACGAGCGCGGCGTGCGCGTCTTCGAGGCCCTGCCGGTGCAAGAGCGCTGCACCTGCACGACCGAGCGGGTGCACGCGACGGTGAAAACCTTTGGCGAGGATCCCGATGAAGGAATGA
- the argF gene encoding ornithine carbamoyltransferase, whose protein sequence is MTRHFLDIDTLSTDTFQAILADGHTRKKAQKAGNADKPLDGKVLALVFEQPSLRTRVSFDVGMRQLGGQTLMVTGAEIELGKRESVHDTAKVLSRMVDGIMIRTLDHDLLEGLAEHATVPVINGLTKVSHPCQVMADIMTYEEHRGSLAGKRIMWSGDTNNVLKSWIDAATHIDMTIAVAAPPEMALDADTVANAKAAGAKLEVTTDPDQAAEGADLIITDTWVSMGDDQAQRRHNLLGPYQVNDRLMARANPDALFMHCLPAHREEEVSASVIDGPQSVVFDEAENRLHAQKGVLAWCFGLVG, encoded by the coding sequence ATGACCCGCCATTTTCTTGATATTGATACCCTGTCCACCGACACGTTTCAGGCGATCCTGGCCGACGGGCACACGCGCAAGAAGGCACAAAAGGCGGGCAACGCCGACAAGCCGCTGGACGGCAAGGTGCTGGCCCTTGTGTTCGAGCAACCCTCGCTGCGCACCCGCGTCTCTTTTGACGTTGGTATGCGTCAGCTTGGTGGCCAAACACTGATGGTCACCGGCGCGGAAATTGAGCTTGGCAAGCGCGAAAGCGTTCACGACACGGCCAAAGTTCTCTCGCGCATGGTCGACGGCATCATGATCCGCACGCTCGATCATGACCTTTTAGAGGGTCTTGCTGAACACGCCACGGTCCCGGTGATCAACGGCCTGACCAAGGTTTCACACCCCTGCCAGGTGATGGCGGACATCATGACCTATGAGGAACATCGTGGCTCGCTGGCCGGTAAGCGTATCATGTGGTCGGGCGACACCAACAATGTCCTCAAGAGCTGGATCGACGCGGCAACCCATATCGACATGACCATCGCGGTGGCCGCGCCGCCGGAGATGGCGCTCGATGCGGATACTGTTGCCAATGCGAAGGCCGCTGGCGCGAAACTTGAGGTGACCACCGATCCTGATCAGGCTGCCGAAGGCGCTGATCTCATCATCACCGATACCTGGGTTTCCATGGGCGATGATCAGGCGCAGCGTCGTCATAATCTGCTCGGACCCTACCAGGTGAACGACCGCCTGATGGCCCGCGCCAACCCGGATGCGCTGTTCATGCACTGCCTGCCGGCTCACCGCGAGGAAGAGGTGTCGGCAAGCGTCATCGACGGACCGCAATCGGTGGTGTTTGATGAGGCCGAAAACCGGCTACATGCACAAAAAGGCGTGCTCGCCTGGTGCTTTGGACTGGTGGGTTAG
- a CDS encoding aspartate aminotransferase family protein codes for MLAQPSASSTDPESNPLYGTYNRTPQTFVRGEGVWLFDEDGRRYMDFVSGIAVNALGHAHPHLVEAIKAQADKLMHTSNLFQIDGGKKLAQRLCDATFADKVFFTNSGAEALECAIKTARRYHYDQGQPERVSIITFQGAFHGRTLATIAAGGNPSYLEGFGPAAPGFENLAFGDHDALNEAIAREDCAAVLIEPIQGEGGVRPVPNQCLRGLREACDKHGVLLILDEVQTGMGRSGHLFVHQRLGFEPDIMAVAKGIGGGFPLGACLAKADVAAAMVPGTHGTTYGGNPMAMAAGNAVLDVVLEEGFLDTVQARARDLTQSLGALIDLYPDIFTEVRGEGLLMGLKCAIPIGEVVATARDKGLLLVAAGDNVVRLLPPLIVTREDIAFAMDALEEAARDLDDRRGD; via the coding sequence ATGCTCGCGCAGCCAAGCGCATCATCAACCGACCCGGAGAGCAATCCGCTCTACGGGACGTACAACCGCACGCCGCAGACCTTTGTGCGCGGCGAAGGCGTTTGGCTGTTTGATGAGGATGGGCGACGCTACATGGATTTTGTCTCCGGCATTGCGGTCAACGCGCTTGGCCATGCCCATCCGCATCTGGTGGAGGCCATCAAGGCCCAGGCCGACAAGCTGATGCACACCTCCAACCTGTTTCAGATTGACGGTGGCAAAAAACTCGCCCAGCGGCTGTGCGATGCGACCTTTGCCGACAAGGTATTCTTCACCAACTCGGGCGCCGAAGCGCTGGAGTGCGCGATCAAGACGGCGCGGCGCTACCACTATGATCAGGGCCAACCGGAACGGGTGAGTATCATCACTTTTCAAGGTGCTTTTCATGGTCGCACCCTGGCAACGATCGCTGCTGGCGGAAATCCATCCTATCTGGAAGGTTTCGGCCCAGCGGCGCCGGGTTTTGAGAACCTCGCTTTCGGCGATCATGACGCGTTGAACGAGGCCATAGCCCGGGAGGACTGCGCCGCCGTGCTCATCGAGCCCATTCAGGGTGAGGGCGGCGTGCGTCCAGTGCCCAACCAGTGCCTGCGTGGATTGCGCGAGGCCTGCGACAAGCATGGCGTGCTGTTGATCCTCGATGAGGTTCAAACCGGCATGGGCCGGTCCGGCCATCTGTTCGTTCACCAGCGGCTCGGCTTTGAGCCTGACATTATGGCTGTGGCCAAAGGCATTGGAGGCGGTTTCCCGCTCGGGGCCTGCCTTGCCAAGGCCGATGTCGCAGCTGCCATGGTGCCCGGCACCCATGGTACGACTTATGGCGGCAATCCCATGGCCATGGCCGCCGGCAATGCGGTTCTCGATGTTGTTCTGGAAGAAGGTTTCCTCGACACCGTTCAGGCCCGCGCCCGCGACCTGACGCAGAGTTTGGGCGCGCTGATCGATCTTTACCCCGACATTTTCACCGAGGTGCGCGGTGAGGGTCTGTTGATGGGGCTGAAATGCGCCATCCCGATTGGCGAGGTCGTGGCTACGGCGCGCGATAAAGGTCTTCTCTTGGTGGCCGCTGGCGACAATGTGGTGCGCCTTCTGCCACCGCTGATCGTCACCCGCGAGGACATCGCTTTTGCGATGGACGCGCTGGAAGAGGCCGCGCGCGACCTCGACGATCGACGTGGCGACTAG
- a CDS encoding GcrA cell cycle regulator: MAWTDERVEVLKTMWLGGSSASQIAAALGDVTRNAVIGKVHRLGLSGRGKPTATATPRARKPRTPSSGASRPRRSTTSTRVSGGSMSVGATALKTDEMAVAELDQAPVARGRVDLVLVGESPKLSIQELNEDTCRWPVGDPLNDDFHFCGRSALENQPYCEYHCGVAFQAPNERRRDRNR, encoded by the coding sequence ATGGCATGGACTGACGAACGCGTTGAAGTACTGAAGACGATGTGGCTGGGCGGCTCAAGCGCCAGCCAGATTGCTGCCGCCCTAGGCGATGTCACACGCAACGCGGTGATCGGCAAAGTGCACCGTCTTGGCCTTTCCGGTCGCGGCAAACCGACCGCGACCGCGACACCTCGCGCCCGCAAACCACGCACGCCGTCGTCAGGCGCGTCACGACCAAGGCGCAGCACCACGTCGACGCGGGTCAGCGGCGGGTCCATGTCGGTGGGCGCTACCGCGCTGAAGACCGATGAGATGGCGGTTGCCGAACTCGATCAAGCGCCGGTTGCGCGCGGCCGCGTCGATCTGGTGCTTGTCGGCGAGAGCCCAAAGCTCTCCATTCAGGAGCTTAACGAAGACACCTGCCGCTGGCCGGTGGGCGATCCTCTGAACGATGATTTCCACTTTTGCGGACGGTCCGCTCTCGAGAACCAGCCCTATTGCGAATATCATTGCGGCGTGGCGTTTCAGGCGCCTAACGAACGTCGCCGGGATCGCAACCGGTAG
- the phoB gene encoding phosphate regulon transcriptional regulator PhoB has protein sequence MQPSILIVEDEAPLVELLKYNVEALGFDVDVAMRGDDAETRLRERTFDLILLDWMLPGLSGIELCRRIRSRAETSTTPIIMLTARGEEGERVRGLTTGADDYVVKPFSIPELSARIKALLRRSSPELITNSLVVGDIELDRETHRVQRQNREIHLGPTEFRLLEFLMRTPGRVYSREQLLNGVWGHDVYVDDRTVDVHIGRLRKAINKGRARDPIRTVRGAGYAFDDRFQDNQARQSA, from the coding sequence GTGCAGCCGAGCATTCTGATCGTTGAGGACGAAGCGCCGCTCGTCGAGCTCTTGAAGTACAATGTCGAGGCGCTTGGTTTTGATGTCGATGTCGCCATGCGCGGAGACGATGCCGAGACACGGCTTCGCGAGCGCACCTTCGATCTAATCCTTCTCGATTGGATGCTCCCCGGCCTCTCGGGCATCGAGCTTTGCCGTCGCATTCGCTCGCGCGCCGAAACCAGCACAACGCCCATTATCATGCTGACAGCCCGTGGCGAAGAGGGTGAGCGGGTTCGGGGGCTGACGACGGGCGCCGATGACTATGTCGTCAAACCGTTCTCGATCCCGGAGCTATCCGCTCGCATCAAGGCGCTGCTGCGCCGGTCTAGCCCGGAATTGATCACAAATTCGCTTGTCGTTGGTGACATTGAACTTGATCGCGAGACCCACCGTGTTCAGCGGCAGAACCGTGAAATCCACCTCGGACCGACCGAGTTCCGGCTCTTGGAGTTTTTGATGCGCACCCCGGGGCGCGTCTACTCCCGCGAGCAGCTGCTCAACGGTGTTTGGGGGCACGACGTCTATGTCGATGACCGCACTGTCGATGTTCACATCGGCCGGCTGCGCAAGGCGATCAACAAGGGCCGCGCCCGCGATCCCATCCGGACCGTGCGTGGCGCGGGCTATGCGTTCGATGATCGTTTTCAGGATAACCAGGCCCGCCAGTCCGCCTGA
- the phoU gene encoding phosphate signaling complex protein PhoU, protein MTKHIVTAFDTDLRDLLLELAQMAGWVERAVEDAVDALMTGATDEAESVISNDDRIDDADRKVESDAVLLIARRQPMGDDLRVIVSSMRVSQDLERVGDLAKNIAKRALIIDGSIHQRTLAHGVDSLSRLVLGQLKRSIEAFVERDTTKAEDVWRHDAEVDALYTSLFRELLTYMMEDPRNISSCTHLLFCAKNLERIGDHATNIAERAIYTRTGEMVATNRPKQDELGDATPETTPRPN, encoded by the coding sequence ATGACAAAGCATATCGTCACCGCCTTCGACACCGATCTCCGCGACCTTCTGCTCGAACTGGCGCAAATGGCAGGCTGGGTCGAGCGGGCTGTCGAAGATGCCGTGGATGCGCTGATGACTGGCGCCACGGACGAAGCAGAAAGCGTCATCTCCAACGACGACCGCATCGATGACGCCGACCGTAAGGTAGAGAGCGACGCCGTGCTTCTGATCGCCCGTCGTCAGCCGATGGGCGACGATCTGCGCGTCATCGTCTCGTCCATGCGCGTCAGCCAGGATTTGGAGCGGGTCGGCGATTTGGCCAAGAACATCGCCAAACGGGCTCTCATAATCGATGGTTCAATCCATCAACGCACGCTGGCCCACGGTGTCGATAGCTTGTCGCGTTTGGTGCTTGGCCAGCTCAAGCGGTCCATCGAAGCCTTCGTTGAGCGCGACACCACCAAAGCTGAAGATGTTTGGCGCCACGATGCCGAAGTCGATGCGCTCTACACCTCGCTGTTCCGCGAGTTGCTGACCTATATGATGGAAGATCCGCGCAACATTTCTTCCTGCACGCATCTGCTTTTCTGTGCCAAGAATCTTGAGCGCATTGGCGATCACGCCACCAACATTGCCGAGCGCGCGATCTACACGCGCACTGGCGAGATGGTGGCGACCAACCGTCCTAAACAGGATGAGTTGGGCGATGCGACGCCGGAAACAACGCCGCGACCGAATTAG
- a CDS encoding phosphate ABC transporter ATP-binding protein yields MERNTAIPVAPAAPSEGSSITPGGTTITDAPPENVKMKGVDVNVFYADKQALFDINLDIGERQVTSLIGPSGCGKSTFLRCLNRMNDTIDIARMEGKITIGEQDIYDPSIDVVELRARVGMIFQKPNPFPKSIFENIAYGPRIHGLADNKTDLEEIVVTSLRKAGLFEEVKDRLDAPGTGLSGGQQQRLCIARAIATSPEVLLMDEPCSALDPIATAKVEELIDELRENFTVVIVTHSMQQAARVSQRTAFFHLGILVEVGATDHIFTNPTDSRTRDYITGRFG; encoded by the coding sequence ATGGAACGCAACACCGCCATTCCCGTGGCCCCAGCGGCGCCGTCAGAGGGCTCAAGCATAACGCCTGGAGGAACGACCATCACCGACGCGCCACCGGAAAACGTCAAGATGAAGGGCGTTGATGTCAACGTCTTCTATGCTGACAAACAGGCTCTGTTCGACATCAATCTCGATATTGGTGAGCGCCAGGTCACATCACTGATCGGCCCCTCGGGCTGCGGCAAGTCGACATTCCTGCGCTGTCTCAACCGGATGAACGACACCATCGATATCGCCCGGATGGAAGGCAAGATCACCATCGGTGAGCAGGACATCTATGACCCATCGATTGATGTGGTTGAACTGCGCGCGCGGGTCGGCATGATCTTCCAAAAGCCGAACCCATTCCCCAAATCGATCTTTGAAAACATCGCTTACGGCCCGCGCATTCATGGGCTCGCCGATAACAAGACCGATCTGGAAGAGATCGTTGTCACCTCGCTGCGAAAGGCGGGCCTTTTCGAAGAGGTCAAAGACCGTCTTGATGCGCCAGGCACCGGCCTTTCCGGCGGTCAGCAGCAACGGCTTTGCATTGCGCGCGCCATTGCGACCTCGCCCGAAGTGTTGCTGATGGATGAGCCATGCTCGGCGCTTGATCCCATTGCCACTGCCAAGGTGGAAGAGTTGATTGATGAACTGCGCGAGAATTTCACCGTCGTGATCGTCACCCACTCCATGCAGCAGGCTGCTCGTGTCTCGCAGCGCACCGCCTTCTTCCACCTCGGCATCTTGGTCGAGGTCGGCGCCACAGATCATATCTTCACCAATCCTACCGATAGTCGCACCCGTGATTACATCACCGGCCGCTTTGGCTGA
- the pstA gene encoding phosphate ABC transporter permease PstA codes for MTDIASDPSGGSADTDLHTSEAARRRLKARYASEFRFKLCGIAAVVTAGLFLVLLLSTIVGQALPAFVSHQVTIPVDLSQETLDPNNEGESVLRRANYDAVVRNGIRSLYPFAESRDDQRTVSSLISSGSAVRVREAVLDDPEAMMGQTSFTVPLDDVADLYFKDLISDEQRFVPTGIASPTGTEGTIQVLSTANDFRELLADVKEFLSEEADGVARELAAKERSLERAILDLDSYRTRLPNAPEGRTDFFQSQINILERGIVSLGRDIENLTAELADLRARSEAPGAEEELSRELPSILVEINGGVVKANRLSASGIEGDVIIPLQSTADAVGDEWSIREIILPERNRQLDDRSLVYLDLLADQDRVERTFNTVFFTSGASREAELAGIWGAVVGSFFTMVVTLALAFPLGVAAAIYLEEFAPKNRLTQIIEVNINNLAAVPSIVFGLLGLAVFLNVFGMPRSAPVVGGMVLALMTLPTIIIASRAALRAVPPSIREGALGVGASKLQTVLHHVLPLAMPGILTGTIIGMAQALGETAPLLMIGMVAFIVDVPSTPLDPSTVMPVQIFMWADFPEVLFRQKTSAAILVLLAFLITMNALAVILRKRFERRW; via the coding sequence ATGACTGATATTGCTTCTGATCCCTCAGGCGGGTCTGCCGACACCGACTTGCACACCTCCGAGGCGGCACGCCGCCGGCTGAAGGCGCGTTACGCCTCTGAGTTCCGTTTCAAGCTCTGTGGAATCGCAGCCGTTGTCACAGCCGGTCTCTTTTTGGTGCTGCTGCTGTCCACCATTGTCGGCCAGGCGTTGCCCGCCTTCGTGTCGCATCAGGTGACGATCCCGGTCGACCTTAGCCAGGAAACGCTGGATCCGAACAATGAGGGCGAGAGCGTCCTGCGCCGCGCCAATTATGATGCGGTGGTGCGCAATGGCATCCGCAGCCTCTATCCCTTTGCCGAAAGCCGCGATGATCAGCGGACTGTCTCCTCGCTGATTTCGTCCGGGTCGGCGGTTCGGGTCCGTGAAGCTGTGCTGGATGACCCTGAAGCGATGATGGGCCAAACCAGCTTCACCGTGCCGCTGGACGATGTTGCCGATCTCTATTTCAAGGACCTGATCTCCGACGAGCAACGCTTTGTTCCAACTGGCATCGCATCACCGACCGGCACCGAAGGCACGATCCAGGTTCTCTCCACAGCCAATGATTTTCGTGAATTGCTGGCTGACGTAAAAGAGTTTCTCTCTGAGGAGGCCGATGGCGTTGCGCGCGAACTCGCTGCCAAGGAGCGCTCGCTGGAGCGGGCCATCCTGGATTTGGATTCCTACCGTACGCGCCTGCCGAACGCGCCGGAAGGCCGTACCGATTTCTTCCAATCGCAGATCAATATTCTTGAACGCGGCATTGTTTCGCTGGGTCGCGATATCGAAAACCTGACGGCGGAGCTGGCCGATCTGCGCGCCAGGTCAGAGGCACCAGGCGCCGAAGAGGAACTCTCCCGGGAACTGCCTTCCATCCTCGTGGAGATCAATGGTGGCGTCGTCAAAGCCAATCGATTGAGCGCAAGCGGGATCGAGGGCGACGTGATCATTCCCTTGCAAAGCACTGCCGATGCGGTGGGTGATGAGTGGTCGATCCGTGAGATCATATTGCCAGAGCGCAATCGCCAGCTCGATGACCGCTCGCTCGTCTATCTCGATCTGCTCGCCGATCAGGATCGCGTTGAACGCACTTTCAACACCGTGTTCTTCACCTCTGGTGCGAGCCGCGAGGCCGAACTGGCCGGTATCTGGGGCGCAGTCGTCGGCTCGTTTTTCACCATGGTCGTCACGTTGGCCCTGGCGTTTCCGCTGGGCGTGGCCGCGGCGATCTATCTGGAAGAGTTCGCCCCGAAGAACCGCCTGACGCAGATCATCGAGGTCAACATCAACAACCTCGCTGCTGTGCCGTCCATCGTTTTTGGGTTGCTCGGTCTGGCGGTGTTCTTGAACGTTTTCGGCATGCCGCGTTCAGCGCCGGTGGTCGGCGGGATGGTGCTGGCGCTCATGACTCTTCCGACCATCATCATTGCGTCGCGCGCCGCGCTGCGGGCTGTCCCTCCGTCGATCCGCGAGGGCGCGCTTGGCGTCGGTGCGTCAAAGCTGCAAACCGTTCTGCACCATGTGTTGCCGCTGGCGATGCCTGGCATTCTGACCGGCACCATCATCGGCATGGCGCAAGCGCTGGGTGAAACCGCGCCGCTCTTGATGATCGGCATGGTGGCCTTCATCGTCGATGTGCCCTCCACCCCGCTCGATCCGTCCACCGTGATGCCGGTCCAGATCTTCATGTGGGCCGATTTCCCGGAAGTCCTCTTCCGCCAGAAGACTTCAGCAGCCATCTTGGTCCTGCTGGCCTTCCTTATCACTATGAACGCTCTTGCCGTGATCCTGCGCAAGCGCTTTGAGCGCCGCTGGTAA
- the pstC gene encoding phosphate ABC transporter permease subunit PstC has protein sequence MFWLLLLALMALFVGSLYIGAMRSRRVAGASTSVLHSRPSYHGGYLAIMSTVPALGVLIIWSIAQGPILDSIVLGQFADEVAELSLPAREAFLRDARAIAFGGIVGFTDEVKEAAAEVYGNLHTISLIAMVAVMATLAFLGFRSGYRNIEPQRRTRHFVERAVMILLIACSVVAIFTTIGIVLSLIFESIRFFTMIPIHDFLFGLHWSPQSAFAGAGEVVDANPEVFGAIPLIVGTLFITFIAMLVAGPIGLFAAIYLSDYASKSVRAVAKPVLEILAGVPTVVYGFFAALTVAPFIRDTGEGFGLDVSSESALAAGVVMGIMIIPFVSSLSDDVITAVPQSLRDGSLALGSTKSETVRRVVLPAALPGIVSAMILAISRAIGETMIVVMAAGLAANLTINPLEAVTTVTVQIVTLLVGDQEFDTAKTLAAFALGLLLFCVTLTLNFIALRVVQKYREQYD, from the coding sequence GTGTTTTGGTTGCTTCTTCTGGCGCTGATGGCCCTGTTTGTCGGGTCGCTCTACATCGGCGCAATGCGGTCTCGCCGAGTGGCTGGCGCCAGCACGAGCGTGCTGCATTCGCGGCCAAGCTATCACGGCGGCTACCTCGCCATCATGTCGACAGTTCCGGCGCTGGGTGTGTTGATCATCTGGTCGATCGCGCAAGGCCCAATCCTCGACTCGATCGTCCTTGGACAGTTTGCCGATGAGGTCGCTGAACTGTCACTGCCCGCACGTGAAGCGTTCTTGCGCGATGCCCGCGCAATCGCCTTTGGCGGCATTGTCGGCTTCACCGATGAGGTGAAAGAGGCCGCCGCCGAAGTCTACGGCAACCTTCACACAATCTCATTGATAGCCATGGTCGCGGTAATGGCGACGCTCGCTTTCCTTGGGTTCCGTTCCGGATATCGCAACATCGAGCCGCAGCGCCGCACCCGTCATTTCGTCGAGCGGGCGGTAATGATCCTGCTGATCGCCTGTTCAGTGGTTGCGATCTTCACCACCATTGGCATCGTTCTCTCGCTGATCTTCGAGAGTATCCGCTTCTTCACGATGATCCCGATCCACGACTTCCTGTTCGGTCTGCACTGGTCGCCGCAATCGGCCTTTGCTGGCGCTGGTGAGGTTGTGGATGCCAATCCAGAAGTTTTTGGCGCGATCCCGCTGATCGTCGGCACGCTCTTCATCACCTTCATCGCCATGCTGGTCGCTGGGCCGATCGGCCTCTTCGCCGCCATTTACCTGTCCGATTACGCCTCGAAATCGGTGCGTGCGGTTGCCAAGCCGGTTCTGGAAATCCTCGCCGGTGTGCCAACGGTGGTTTACGGCTTTTTCGCCGCGCTGACGGTGGCGCCCTTTATCCGTGATACCGGCGAGGGGTTCGGCCTTGATGTGTCCTCCGAGTCGGCGCTGGCCGCAGGCGTTGTCATGGGCATCATGATCATCCCCTTCGTGTCGTCTCTCTCCGATGACGTAATAACCGCCGTGCCGCAATCGCTGCGCGACGGGTCGTTGGCGCTTGGATCGACCAAATCCGAAACCGTTCGCCGCGTCGTTCTGCCGGCGGCGCTGCCCGGTATCGTCTCGGCCATGATCCTCGCCATCTCGCGCGCCATTGGTGAAACCATGATCGTGGTAATGGCCGCTGGCCTTGCTGCCAATCTCACCATCAATCCCCTGGAAGCGGTGACCACCGTCACGGTTCAAATCGTCACATTGCTGGTCGGCGACCAAGAGTTCGACACCGCCAAGACGCTCGCCGCGTTCGCCCTCGGCCTGCTCCTTTTCTGCGTCACGCTCACGCTCAACTTCATCGCTCTGCGTGTGGTGCAAAAGTACAGGGAACAATATGACTGA
- a CDS encoding substrate-binding domain-containing protein — MKTATLTSVAALAMAGAMVAAPAHARDQIQVVGSSTVFPFTTAVAERFGQQTDFATPVVESTGTGGGMRLFCSGVGADTPDFTNASRGMKASELESCTANGVTPVEMRVGFDGIVVADSIDGPTLDLTRAQLFLALAKQIPGDDGALMDNPNVSWADVDPGLPSADIEVLGPPPTSGTRDAFLELVMEPGCEEAGFEGDTCEAIFEELREDGAYVDAGENDNLIVQRLQANPDAVGIFGYSFLAENGDVVKGARIDGVDPTFENIASGDYPVSRSLYVYVKAEHVGVIPGMEEFVAEYTSEAAWGDEGYLAERGLIPLPADARAEAAAEVQSMTPFTAM, encoded by the coding sequence GTGAAAACTGCAACCCTCACCAGTGTTGCTGCACTTGCCATGGCCGGCGCCATGGTTGCTGCACCGGCCCATGCTCGTGACCAGATCCAAGTTGTTGGCTCGTCCACCGTGTTCCCTTTCACCACGGCTGTCGCCGAGCGCTTTGGCCAGCAGACGGATTTTGCAACGCCAGTCGTTGAATCCACCGGCACCGGTGGTGGCATGCGCCTGTTCTGCTCCGGTGTTGGCGCCGACACGCCTGACTTCACCAACGCATCGCGCGGCATGAAGGCGTCGGAGCTGGAATCCTGCACCGCCAACGGCGTGACGCCGGTTGAAATGCGCGTCGGCTTTGACGGAATCGTGGTCGCTGACTCCATCGATGGTCCGACCCTCGACCTCACCCGCGCTCAGCTGTTCCTCGCGCTGGCCAAACAGATCCCTGGTGACGATGGCGCTCTGATGGACAACCCGAACGTCTCATGGGCTGACGTTGACCCAGGTCTGCCATCAGCAGACATCGAAGTTCTCGGCCCTCCCCCGACCTCAGGTACCCGTGATGCCTTCCTTGAACTCGTGATGGAACCAGGCTGCGAAGAGGCCGGTTTTGAAGGCGACACGTGCGAAGCCATCTTCGAAGAACTGCGCGAAGACGGCGCCTATGTTGACGCAGGCGAAAACGATAATTTGATCGTCCAGCGTCTGCAGGCCAACCCGGATGCCGTCGGCATCTTCGGCTACTCCTTCCTCGCCGAGAATGGCGACGTGGTGAAAGGTGCTCGCATCGATGGCGTTGACCCAACGTTTGAAAACATCGCCTCTGGCGACTATCCAGTGTCGCGGTCGCTCTACGTCTATGTGAAGGCTGAGCATGTTGGCGTGATCCCAGGCATGGAAGAGTTCGTTGCCGAGTACACGTCTGAGGCCGCTTGGGGCGATGAAGGCTATCTGGCTGAGCGTGGTCTGATCCCGCTTCCTGCTGATGCCCGTGCCGAAGCGGCTGCCGAAGTCCAGTCGATGACGCCGTTCACGGCCATGTAA